A region from the Fusarium musae strain F31 chromosome 1, whole genome shotgun sequence genome encodes:
- a CDS encoding hypothetical protein (EggNog:ENOG41), giving the protein MVAPPKTEAPPGATSSTPPPPAIEYSYMYEKDKSPSKLLDALLRAISRHIILEIGDKTVCHLTPEKLAAFYKAVGGDYDSLFEMPHESISYIWQVTGCQHTLQPTDDDFAPPSIPALTARGFSRWESLEILLGPEEHVPFLQFAVKNWQLKHPETGADFPADLPPTVFPTQADAEVDRWHKSCAEKLRKEANAREREAYREARDPTGPGEPPEGPEPKFAYSHVRGSAFAGTRARPERPLYNHVPGRHAGGRPTRPSPERYNSRSDEHARRRSFSDYNQQPSPDVPLHAPHAPPGSYLDPHAKRPAPPRRHSQPRHYSSDSSDDEPVPPRAKRRPEASPPSPTTRRYSPTNDRPPPVASNPPPTFRPHRADGRASDDSTRRRSTHSPSLREKLTEKVSNILPNGLSSNPDRTRNPPRAPSYNTDSSRGRRSRDRLPPSRLSRSYSDISGASSEAESSDEDLKRSRRIREERDRERERDRERERRGRQRELDREREEERRDRYLRRPDMERRTSSHADAERRRDYPGWDPRSERKRWEKRMPPDERGTSPLGVSGRRYAEPAYP; this is encoded by the exons ATGGTGGCCCCTCCAAAGACAGAAGCCCCGCCGGGCGCAACATCGTCAACCCCGCCGCCTCCGGCTATTGAGTATTCGTATATGTATGAGAAGGATAAAAGCCCGTCAAAGCTATTAGATGCTCTATTAAGAGCTATTAGTCGTCATATT ATACTCGAGATAGGCGATAAAACCGTTTGTCACCTTACCCCGGAAAAGCTTGCCGCCTTCTATAAGGCTGTTGGAGGCGATTATGACT CTCTATTTGAAATGCCACACGAGTCCATCTCATACATCTGGCAAGTTACTGGATGTCAACACACACTACAGCCAACCGACGACGATTTCGCACCACCTTCAATACCCGCCCTTACCGCTCGAGGCTTCTCACGATGGGAATCTCTCGAGATCCTTCTCGGTCCCGAGGAACACGTTCCTTTCTTACAGTTCGCCGTCAAGAACTGGCAGCTAAAACATCCCGAGACAGGCGCAGACTTTCCAGCCGACCTACCTCCAACAGTATTCCCAACCCAAGCCGACGCCGAGGTGGATCGATGGCACAAGTCGTGCGCCGAGAAGTTACGAAAAGAAGCAAACGCTCGAGAGAGGGAGGCATACAGAGAAGCACGAGATCCCACGGGGCCTGGTGAACCCCCTGAAGGTCCAGAGCCCAAGTTCGCCTACTCCCACGTGAGAGGGAGTGCTTTTGCTGGAACCCGAGCCAGGCCTGAGCGACCGTTGTACAATCATGTGCCGGGCAGACATGCAGGAGGGCGACCAACCAGACCTTCACCTGAGAGGTACAACAGCCGCTCTGACGAACATGCCCGACGACGAAGCTTCTCCGATTATAATCAGCAACCTTCGCCGGACGTACCACTACATGCACCGCATGCGCCCCCGGGTTCTTATCTAGACCCTCATGCGAAGCGGCCCGCGCCGCCTCGTCGACACAGTCAGCCCAGGCACTACTCTTCAGACTctagtgatgatgagccggTTCCTCCTCGTGCAAAGAGAAGACCTGAAGCAAGCCCGCCTTCACCGACGACTCGTCGATATTCACCAACGAATGATCGCCCGCCTCCTGTTGCTAGCAACCCACCCCCAACATTCCGACCTCACCGCGCAGATGGGAGAGCTTCAGACGATTCCACCCGCCGAAGATCAACGCACAGCCCCAGCCTACGAGAAAAGCTGACCGAGAAAGTCTCAAACATTCTCCCCAACGGACTCAGCAGCAACCCAGATCGCACCAGAAACCCGCCTAGAGCCCCATCCTACAACACCGACTCGTCCCGCGGACGCCGAAGCCGAGACCGACTTCCTCCATCTCGCCTCAGCAGAAGCTACTCCGACATATCAGGAGCTTCCTCAGAAGCCGAGTCCAGCGACGAAGATCTCAAGCGATCTAGGCGGATACGTGAAGAGCGAGATAGAGAAAGGGAACGAGACCGCGAGCGAGAACGCAGGGGTCGACAGCGGGAACTTGACCgggaaagggaagaagaacGACGTGATCGGTACCTGCGCCGACCGGATATGGAGAGGCGGACTAGCAGCCATGCGGATGCGGAGCGAAGACGCGACTATCCCGGATGGGATCCGCGATctgagaggaagagatgggAGAAGCGCATGCCGCCTGATGAGCGGGGGACCAGTCCCCTTGGGGTGTCTGGGAGACGGTATGCTGAGCCGGCGTACCCTTGA
- a CDS encoding hypothetical protein (EggNog:ENOG41), whose amino-acid sequence MDALKSAITPITHNLPAPIRDLGVSIIGETCYKSLLLDVNIEDAECIKFAVSKALGIGIIAASSIVKVPQILKLINSKSAEGVSFLSYLLETASYIISLAYNFRNGFPFSTYGETALIVGQNVIISVLVLNYSGRASLAAVFVAALAGTVATLFAENVVDAQTLSYLQAGAGVLSVSSKLPQILTIFQQGGTGQLSAFAVFNYLAGSLSRIFTTLQEVDDKLILYGFVSGFVLNAILALQMIFYWNAPSEKAKGKQPAAPIAAKPAVLTPSSSTTATPKKSPTTRRRG is encoded by the exons ATGGACGCCCTCAAATCAGCCATCACCCCCATCACGCATAACCTCCCCGCGCCGATTCGCGACTTGGGCGTTTCCATCATCGGCGAGACCTGCTACAAAtctctccttctcgacgTTAATATCGAGGATGCCGAATGCATCAAGTTTGCCGTCTCCAAGGCCCTCGGCATCGGTATCATCGCCGCTTCGTCCATCGTCAAGGTTCCCCAGATCCTGAagctcatcaactccaagtcCGCTGAGGGTGTATCTTTCCTTTCATACCTTCTCGAGACGGCGTCGTACATCATCTCGCTCGCCTACAATTTCCGAAATGGCTTTCCTTTCAGCACCTATGGCGAGACTGCCTTGATCGTGGGACAGAACGTTATTATCTCGGTGCTTGTTCTGAACTACAGTGGCCGTGCTAGTCTGGCTGCTGTGTTTGTCGCTGCGCTTGCTGGAACTGTTGCTACGCTGTTTGCTGAGAATGTTGTGGATGCGCAGACTCTGAGCTACCTCcaagctggtgctggtgttctGAGCGTTTCCAGCAAGCTGCCTCAGATCCTCACCATCTTCCAGCAGGGTGGCACCGGTCAGCTCAGTGCTTTCGCT GTCTTTAACTACCTGGCCGGTTCTTTGTCTCGAATCTTCACAACCCTCCAGGAAGTTGacgacaagctcatcctctACGGATTCGTCTCCGGCTTCgtcctcaacgccatcctTGCTCTCCAGATGATCTTCTACTGGAACGCTCCCtctgagaaggccaagggcaagcAACCTGCTGCCCCTATTGCAGCCAAGCCTGCTGTTCTGACACCCTCTTCCTCTACCACTGCTACTCCCAAGAAGAGCCCTACCACTCGCCGACGTGGTTAG